A single Pedobacter sp. PACM 27299 DNA region contains:
- a CDS encoding carbon-nitrogen hydrolase, with protein sequence MAKVQVGLVQMSCTGNKQDNLDKAIVKIREIAAMGAQVVCLQELFTSLYFCDEENYENFKLAESIPGPSTDVLSKVAAELNVVIVASLFEKRAEGLYHNTTAVLDADGAYLGKYRKMHIPDDPGFYEKFYFTPGDLGYKVFKTKFAKIGVLICWDQWYPEAARLTALMGADFLVYPTAIGWATTQDEATNVEQYNAWQMIQRSHAIANGVPVVSINRVGEEAGVAFWGGSFVSNPFGTLLYQADHSKEELKVVELDLSKSDSYRTHWPFLRDRRIDSYSQITKRYIDDESI encoded by the coding sequence ATGGCTAAAGTACAGGTTGGATTGGTGCAGATGAGTTGTACCGGTAATAAACAAGATAATCTAGATAAGGCGATCGTTAAGATCAGAGAAATCGCCGCTATGGGCGCACAGGTCGTGTGTCTGCAGGAATTATTTACTTCATTGTATTTCTGCGATGAAGAGAATTATGAAAACTTTAAACTCGCAGAGTCAATTCCAGGCCCATCAACAGATGTGCTGTCGAAAGTTGCTGCAGAGCTGAACGTAGTGATCGTAGCTTCTTTATTCGAGAAAAGAGCAGAAGGCCTTTACCACAATACCACAGCCGTATTAGATGCTGATGGTGCCTATCTGGGTAAATATCGTAAAATGCACATCCCTGATGATCCAGGATTTTATGAGAAGTTCTATTTCACCCCTGGTGATTTAGGCTATAAAGTATTCAAAACTAAATTCGCTAAAATTGGGGTATTGATCTGCTGGGATCAGTGGTATCCGGAAGCTGCCCGCTTAACCGCATTAATGGGTGCAGACTTTTTGGTGTATCCTACGGCAATTGGATGGGCAACTACTCAGGATGAAGCCACCAATGTAGAACAATACAATGCATGGCAAATGATTCAGCGCTCTCATGCGATCGCAAACGGTGTTCCTGTAGTGAGCATCAACCGCGTAGGAGAAGAAGCTGGCGTTGCTTTCTGGGGAGGATCATTCGTTTCCAATCCTTTCGGAACGTTATTGTATCAGGCAGACCATAGCAAAGAAGAATTGAAAGTAGTAGAACTGGACTTGTCAAAATCTGACAGCTACAGGACGCACTGGCCGTTTTTACGCGACAGACGTATCGATAGTTATTCACAAATCACCAAAAGATATATAGATGACGAATCTATTTAA
- a CDS encoding ribonucleoside-diphosphate reductase small subunit, whose amino-acid sequence MQEEEVLLRENKDRFVLLPIKYPEIWEMYKKSEASFWTAEEIDLSDDQKHWDNLNDGERHFISHILAFFSASDGIVNENLAVNFMSEVQLPEARCFYGFQIMMENIHSETYALLIDTYIKDPDEKDRLFHAIDTVPCVKKKAEWALRWIENGSFAERLVAFAAVEGIFFSGSFCSIFWLKKRGLMPGLTFSNELISRDEGSHCEFACLLYGMLKNRLSEEQVHGIIRDAVEIEKEFVTDALPVALIGMNAKLMSQYIEFVADRWLQELGYTKIYNATNPFDFMEMISLQGKTNFFEKRVGDYQKSGVLTSAEDKAAAFSLDDDF is encoded by the coding sequence ATGCAAGAAGAAGAAGTATTATTAAGAGAAAACAAAGATCGTTTTGTTCTTTTGCCAATTAAATATCCTGAAATCTGGGAAATGTATAAAAAGAGTGAAGCCAGCTTCTGGACTGCGGAAGAAATTGATCTTTCCGATGATCAGAAACACTGGGATAACTTGAATGATGGCGAAAGACATTTCATTTCTCATATTCTTGCCTTCTTCTCGGCAAGTGATGGTATCGTAAATGAAAACCTTGCTGTAAACTTCATGAGCGAAGTCCAACTTCCGGAAGCACGCTGCTTCTATGGTTTCCAGATCATGATGGAAAATATTCACTCCGAAACTTATGCTTTATTAATAGATACCTATATCAAGGATCCTGATGAAAAAGACAGGTTATTCCATGCCATTGATACCGTTCCTTGTGTGAAGAAAAAAGCAGAATGGGCATTGAGATGGATTGAAAATGGTAGCTTTGCTGAACGTTTAGTCGCCTTTGCTGCTGTAGAAGGAATTTTCTTCAGTGGTAGTTTCTGCTCGATTTTCTGGTTGAAAAAACGTGGGCTGATGCCAGGATTGACCTTTAGTAATGAGTTGATTTCCAGAGATGAAGGTTCACACTGTGAATTCGCATGTTTACTATATGGCATGTTGAAAAACAGATTAAGCGAAGAGCAGGTTCATGGAATTATTCGTGATGCAGTAGAAATCGAGAAAGAATTCGTAACGGATGCTTTACCGGTAGCACTAATCGGAATGAACGCCAAACTGATGTCTCAATACATTGAATTTGTTGCGGATAGATGGCTGCAGGAATTGGGTTATACCAAAATCTACAATGCCACTAACCCATTCGATTTCATGGAGATGATCTCTCTGCAGGGAAAAACCAACTTCTTTGAGAAAAGAGTAGGTGATTACCAGAAGAGCGGTGTCCTGACTTCAGCAGAAGATAAAGCAGCAGCTTTCTCTTTAGATGACGACTTTTAA
- a CDS encoding cysteine-rich CWC family protein — protein MAKHEIIPCERCGAPIECKANSYTKCQCSAVQLNLNEVQYISEHYESCLCAKCLFELQQEYRELVSA, from the coding sequence ATGGCCAAACACGAAATTATTCCATGCGAACGTTGCGGTGCACCTATAGAGTGTAAGGCCAACTCCTACACGAAATGTCAGTGCAGTGCAGTCCAGCTAAACCTGAATGAAGTACAGTACATCAGCGAACATTATGAAAGCTGTCTCTGTGCGAAATGTCTGTTCGAACTTCAACAGGAATATAGAGAGCTGGTATCCGCTTAA
- a CDS encoding ribonucleoside-diphosphate reductase subunit alpha, producing MFVIKRDGRKEAVRFDKITARIEKLCYGFNVELVDPIDVAKKVIEGLYDGVTTSELDNLAAETAASLTTKHPDYALLASRIAVSNLHKNTTKSFSKTMESLYLYIDAKTGKSASLIADDVWEVIKENADILDSTIIYDRDFGFDYFGFKTLEKSYLLKIEGQIVERPQHLFMRVSVGIHKGDIDSVIKTYNLMSERWFTHATPTLFNAATPKPQMSSCFLLTMQDDSIEGIYDTLKQTAKISQSAGGIGLSIHNIRATGSYIGGTNGTSNGIVPMLKVFNDTARYVDQGGGKRKGAFAIYLEPWHADVFSFLDLRKNHGKEELRARDLFYALWVCDLFMRRVEENGDWSLFCPHEAPGLADCFGEEFDALYERYEREGKARKTIKAQELWFAILDSQIETGTPYLLYKDAANSKSNQQNLGTIKSSNLCTEIIEYTSKDEVAVCNLASLALPRYVINGEFDHQKLYDVTYQATLNLNKIIDYNYYPVIEAQNSNMRHRPIGLGVQGLADAFILMRLPFESEGARQLNKEIFETIYFAAMTASHDLAVVNGPYETFKGSPLSKGKFQFDLWNVQPDSNRWDWESLRKNVVKNGVYNSLLVAPMPTASTSQILGNNECFEPYTSNIYTRRVLSGEFVVVNKHLLKDLVALGLWTPAMKDRIILANGSIQDIAEIPDYIKELYKTVWEIKMRSIIDMAADRGVYICQSQSLNLFINAPNTSKLTSMHFYAWKKGLKTGMYYLRTQAASQAVKFTVENQAGKNMEPVIPEHIDQVVEEITDGPVCSMEEGCISCSG from the coding sequence ATGTTTGTAATAAAAAGAGATGGCCGTAAAGAAGCGGTTAGGTTTGATAAGATAACGGCTCGCATTGAGAAGTTATGTTATGGTTTTAATGTCGAACTGGTAGATCCGATTGATGTTGCCAAGAAAGTAATTGAAGGTTTATATGATGGGGTAACAACCTCTGAACTGGATAATCTTGCAGCAGAAACCGCCGCCTCTTTAACTACGAAACATCCTGATTACGCTTTGCTGGCTTCCCGTATCGCGGTATCCAACTTGCACAAAAACACGACAAAATCGTTCTCAAAAACGATGGAAAGCCTGTATTTGTACATCGATGCGAAGACTGGAAAATCAGCTTCACTGATCGCAGATGATGTCTGGGAAGTGATTAAAGAAAATGCAGATATTCTGGATAGTACCATTATATACGACAGAGATTTTGGTTTCGATTACTTCGGTTTTAAAACACTGGAGAAGTCGTACCTGCTGAAAATCGAAGGTCAGATTGTAGAACGCCCTCAGCATTTGTTCATGAGGGTTTCTGTAGGTATTCACAAAGGAGATATCGACAGTGTGATTAAAACTTACAACCTGATGAGTGAGCGTTGGTTTACACATGCTACACCAACCTTATTTAATGCCGCTACACCAAAACCTCAGATGTCTTCTTGTTTCTTATTGACGATGCAGGATGATAGTATTGAAGGAATTTATGATACGTTGAAACAAACGGCAAAAATTTCTCAAAGTGCTGGTGGTATTGGATTGAGTATTCACAATATCCGCGCTACAGGTTCTTATATCGGTGGTACCAATGGTACAAGTAATGGTATTGTTCCAATGTTAAAAGTATTCAATGATACGGCACGTTATGTAGATCAGGGTGGAGGTAAGCGTAAAGGAGCCTTTGCGATTTACTTAGAGCCTTGGCATGCAGATGTATTCAGTTTCCTTGACCTGCGTAAAAACCATGGTAAAGAAGAATTGCGTGCACGTGACTTATTCTATGCACTATGGGTGTGCGATTTATTCATGAGACGTGTAGAAGAAAACGGGGATTGGAGTTTATTCTGTCCACATGAAGCACCAGGATTAGCGGATTGCTTCGGTGAAGAATTTGACGCACTTTATGAGCGTTATGAGAGAGAAGGAAAAGCCCGTAAAACGATCAAAGCTCAGGAATTATGGTTCGCCATCCTGGATTCACAAATCGAAACCGGTACCCCTTATTTATTGTATAAAGATGCTGCAAACAGCAAATCTAACCAGCAAAACCTGGGTACAATCAAAAGTTCTAACCTGTGTACAGAGATTATCGAGTATACTTCTAAAGACGAAGTTGCGGTATGTAACTTAGCTTCATTGGCATTACCTAGATATGTGATTAACGGTGAATTTGATCACCAAAAATTATATGATGTGACGTATCAGGCTACTTTAAACCTGAACAAGATCATCGATTACAACTATTACCCGGTAATTGAGGCGCAAAACTCTAATATGCGTCACAGACCAATCGGATTGGGTGTACAAGGATTAGCAGATGCCTTTATTTTGATGCGTTTGCCTTTCGAAAGTGAAGGTGCACGTCAGTTGAATAAAGAAATCTTCGAAACGATTTATTTCGCGGCAATGACTGCTTCTCATGACCTTGCAGTTGTGAATGGTCCTTACGAAACCTTTAAAGGTTCTCCTTTGTCTAAAGGTAAGTTCCAGTTCGACCTTTGGAATGTACAGCCGGATAGTAACCGTTGGGATTGGGAATCATTGCGCAAAAACGTAGTTAAAAACGGAGTGTATAACTCGTTATTAGTAGCGCCAATGCCTACTGCTTCTACTTCTCAGATCTTAGGAAATAATGAGTGCTTCGAGCCTTATACTTCTAACATCTATACCAGAAGGGTATTGAGTGGTGAATTCGTAGTTGTTAACAAACACTTATTAAAGGATCTTGTTGCTTTAGGCCTTTGGACTCCAGCAATGAAAGACAGAATTATTTTAGCGAATGGTTCGATACAGGACATCGCTGAGATTCCTGATTATATTAAAGAATTGTACAAAACAGTTTGGGAAATCAAAATGCGCAGCATTATTGATATGGCTGCCGACAGAGGTGTTTACATTTGCCAGTCGCAATCACTAAACTTGTTTATCAATGCACCAAACACTTCGAAGCTAACTTCAATGCACTTCTACGCATGGAAAAAAGGATTGAAAACTGGTATGTATTATCTGCGTACACAAGCGGCTTCACAAGCGGTTAAGTTTACAGTAGAGAACCAAGCCGGTAAAAACATGGAACCAGTCATTCCTGAGCATATTGATCAGGTTGTAGAAGAAATTACTGACGGCCCGGTTTGTTCAATGGAAGAAGGCTGCATTAGTTGCTCTGGTTAA
- a CDS encoding methionine-R-sulfoxide reductase, protein MKALMNKAFILAGLLVVTSLTACAQKEKKEQVQKTSKNPMEWNKLTKAEEDVIVGKGTEYPGTGKLLNNKEKGTYICRRCNAPLFRSENKFESECGWPSFDDEIKGAVLRIPDADGMRTEIVCANCKAHLGHVFIGEGFTNKNTRNCVNSVSMAFVPDKK, encoded by the coding sequence ATGAAAGCCCTGATGAATAAAGCATTTATATTGGCCGGTTTACTGGTAGTCACTAGTCTAACGGCCTGTGCGCAAAAAGAGAAAAAAGAACAAGTCCAAAAAACAAGCAAGAATCCTATGGAATGGAATAAATTAACCAAAGCTGAAGAAGACGTAATCGTTGGTAAAGGAACAGAATATCCTGGAACCGGAAAGCTGTTGAATAATAAAGAAAAAGGAACTTATATCTGTCGCCGCTGTAATGCTCCATTGTTCCGCTCAGAGAATAAATTTGAGTCCGAATGCGGATGGCCTAGCTTCGATGATGAGATCAAAGGAGCGGTATTGAGAATTCCTGATGCAGATGGCATGCGTACCGAAATTGTATGCGCAAATTGTAAAGCACATCTGGGGCACGTATTTATTGGCGAAGGCTTCACCAACAAGAATACAAGGAACTGTGTGAACTCAGTTTCCATGGCCTTTGTTCCTGATAAGAAATAA
- a CDS encoding FtsB family cell division protein, whose product MERLLELIRNKYFLSVAAFIVWMLFFDRNDMVSQYEFRSEVHKLQEEKDFYEKETAQVKKDLSELSTNLNMAEKFAREKYFMKKDNEDVFVIVNEAPKN is encoded by the coding sequence ATGGAACGTTTGCTGGAACTTATACGTAATAAATACTTCCTGTCTGTGGCGGCCTTCATCGTATGGATGTTGTTTTTCGACAGGAATGACATGGTATCTCAATACGAATTCCGTTCTGAGGTGCACAAACTTCAGGAAGAAAAGGATTTCTATGAAAAGGAAACTGCGCAGGTTAAGAAAGATCTGAGCGAGTTGAGCACCAATCTAAACATGGCGGAGAAATTTGCACGTGAGAAATACTTCATGAAGAAAGACAATGAGGATGTTTTTGTGATTGTAAACGAAGCGCCTAAAAACTAA
- a CDS encoding trimeric intracellular cation channel family protein, which translates to MQIGTMETIEVLGTVAFAISGSFAAMQRRLDPFGVLIIAFVTSIGGGTVRDMLLGDTPVAWMRDINYCLLILFTSLATIFFKTHIRKFKITLFLFDSLGLGLFTMLGIQKGIAFGLSPGICIALGTITGCFGGVIRDTFLNTIPLIFRKEIYATACILGGSLYFGLKHFKMEDDMANISVIAFIFIFRVVVVKYRLTLPKFGY; encoded by the coding sequence ATGCAGATTGGTACAATGGAAACCATTGAAGTATTGGGTACGGTTGCCTTTGCGATCTCGGGCTCTTTTGCGGCTATGCAGCGAAGACTCGATCCTTTTGGCGTGCTGATCATCGCATTTGTGACTTCCATTGGAGGTGGTACGGTAAGGGATATGCTGCTCGGTGATACGCCGGTAGCCTGGATGAGAGATATCAACTATTGTCTGCTGATTCTGTTCACCTCACTGGCCACTATTTTCTTTAAAACGCACATCAGAAAATTTAAAATTACACTGTTCCTGTTTGACTCCCTCGGACTAGGCTTATTTACTATGCTGGGTATTCAAAAAGGGATTGCATTTGGACTGAGCCCAGGGATCTGTATCGCATTAGGGACAATTACCGGATGTTTCGGTGGGGTGATTAGAGATACGTTCTTAAATACGATCCCATTGATTTTCCGAAAGGAGATCTACGCCACTGCCTGTATTTTGGGTGGCTCTCTCTATTTTGGACTCAAGCATTTTAAAATGGAAGATGATATGGCCAATATCTCCGTGATAGCCTTTATCTTTATATTTAGAGTGGTAGTGGTCAAATATAGACTCACACTTCCTAAATTCGGGTATTAG
- the fabG gene encoding 3-oxoacyl-[acyl-carrier-protein] reductase → MKLLEGKTALITGASKGIGRKIAEKFAEQGANVAFTYLSSVEKGEALEQELQSFGTKVKGYRSDASKFAEADQLINDIVADFGALDIVVNNAGITKDGLLMRMSEENWDDVINVNLKSVFNISKAASKVMMKARKGSIINMSSVVGVQGNAGQANYAASKAGIIGFSKSLAKELGSRNIRTNVVAPGFIRTEMTDVLDPKVVKGWEEGIPLKRAGEPEDVANVCVFLASDMSAYVTGQVLSVCGGML, encoded by the coding sequence ATGAAATTATTAGAAGGAAAAACAGCATTGATCACCGGTGCTTCAAAAGGAATCGGCCGTAAGATTGCGGAGAAATTTGCGGAGCAAGGTGCAAACGTTGCTTTTACTTACCTGTCTTCCGTAGAAAAGGGTGAAGCATTAGAGCAAGAGCTGCAAAGCTTCGGTACCAAAGTGAAAGGCTACCGCTCAGATGCTTCGAAATTTGCTGAAGCAGATCAATTGATCAATGATATTGTTGCCGATTTTGGTGCTTTAGATATTGTAGTGAATAACGCAGGGATTACTAAAGACGGTTTACTAATGCGCATGAGCGAAGAAAACTGGGATGATGTGATCAATGTGAACCTCAAATCTGTGTTTAACATTTCTAAAGCTGCTTCTAAAGTGATGATGAAAGCCCGTAAAGGTTCTATCATCAATATGAGCTCTGTAGTAGGTGTTCAAGGAAATGCCGGACAAGCGAATTATGCGGCTTCTAAAGCTGGTATCATCGGTTTTTCTAAATCTTTAGCGAAAGAATTGGGCTCACGTAACATTCGTACGAATGTGGTTGCACCAGGTTTTATCCGTACAGAAATGACGGATGTATTAGACCCGAAAGTAGTAAAAGGATGGGAAGAAGGAATTCCTTTGAAAAGAGCAGGAGAACCGGAAGATGTTGCAAATGTTTGCGTGTTTTTAGCTTCTGATATGAGTGCTTACGTGACAGGACAGGTATTGTCGGTTTGCGGAGGAATGTTATAA
- a CDS encoding agmatine deiminase family protein translates to MTNLFNDSPKKAGYSFPAEWAKHEATWLSWPHKEASWPGKLDTIYGPYCEFIKIVATGEKVRININDEETKAFATAELEKVGADLSQVEFFMNPTNDAWCRDHGPAFLLNAGKDQKAVVDWGYNAWGGKYPPYDLDDVIPTKIAQHFDLPLYLPEIVMEGGSVEFNGAGTILTTTACLLNENRNPHLTKEQIEQYLLEFYGAEQILWLGDGIVGDDTDGHIDDITRFVNEDTVLTVVESNPLDENYILLQENLKALKEMRLLDGRPLNIVKLPMPSPVIHEDTRLPASYANFYIANAAVIVPTFRDVNDEKALKIIQEVFLDRKVVGIDSTDIIWGLGSFHCLSQQEPAV, encoded by the coding sequence ATGACGAATCTATTTAATGATAGTCCCAAAAAAGCAGGATACAGCTTCCCTGCCGAATGGGCAAAACACGAAGCAACATGGCTGAGCTGGCCACATAAAGAAGCCTCCTGGCCAGGGAAACTGGACACAATTTATGGCCCTTACTGCGAGTTCATCAAAATTGTAGCCACAGGCGAAAAGGTAAGAATCAACATCAACGATGAAGAAACTAAAGCTTTTGCCACTGCAGAACTGGAAAAAGTTGGTGCTGATTTAAGTCAGGTGGAGTTTTTTATGAACCCAACCAATGATGCCTGGTGCAGAGACCACGGTCCGGCATTTTTATTGAACGCAGGAAAAGATCAAAAAGCAGTTGTAGATTGGGGTTATAATGCCTGGGGTGGTAAATATCCACCATACGATCTGGATGACGTAATCCCAACCAAAATTGCCCAGCATTTTGACTTGCCGCTATACCTTCCTGAAATTGTAATGGAAGGTGGTTCGGTAGAATTTAATGGTGCAGGAACAATTTTAACCACCACCGCTTGCCTGTTAAATGAAAACAGAAACCCCCATTTGACAAAGGAACAGATAGAACAATATTTATTGGAGTTCTATGGTGCTGAGCAAATCCTTTGGCTAGGTGATGGTATTGTTGGTGATGATACAGATGGTCATATCGACGACATCACCCGTTTTGTAAATGAAGATACCGTATTAACGGTAGTGGAAAGCAATCCATTGGATGAAAACTATATTCTTTTACAGGAAAACCTGAAAGCATTGAAAGAAATGCGCTTATTGGACGGCAGGCCTTTGAATATTGTGAAATTGCCAATGCCTTCGCCAGTAATCCATGAGGATACGCGCTTGCCAGCTTCTTACGCAAATTTCTATATTGCCAATGCAGCAGTGATCGTTCCTACTTTCAGGGATGTGAACGATGAAAAAGCACTGAAAATCATTCAAGAGGTTTTCCTGGATAGAAAGGTAGTAGGCATTGATTCTACAGATATTATCTGGGGATTGGGAAGTTTCCATTGCTTAAGTCAGCAGGAGCCGGCAGTTTAA
- the sucD gene encoding succinate--CoA ligase subunit alpha has product MSVLVNKDSKVIVQGFTGNEGTYHASQMIDYGTNVVGGVTPGKGGQTHLERPVFNTVKDAVDQAGANVSIIFVPPAFAADAIMEAAEAGIKVIVCITEGIPTKDMIQVKEYISDRDCRLIGPNCPGIITADEAKIGIMPGFIFKKGTVGVVSKSGTLTYEAVDQVVKAGLGITTAIGIGGDPIIGTTTKEAVELLMNDPETEGIIMIGEIGGGMEAEAALWIKEHGTKPVVGFIAGQTAPPGRRMGHAGAIVGGEDDTAAAKMKIMAECGIRVVESPAEIGEAMAALLKK; this is encoded by the coding sequence ATGAGTGTTTTAGTAAATAAGGATTCAAAAGTTATTGTTCAGGGTTTTACTGGAAATGAGGGTACTTATCATGCCTCTCAAATGATAGATTACGGAACTAACGTTGTTGGTGGTGTAACCCCAGGCAAAGGTGGCCAGACTCATTTGGAAAGGCCCGTATTTAATACGGTAAAAGATGCGGTTGATCAAGCCGGTGCCAATGTATCTATCATTTTTGTTCCGCCAGCTTTTGCTGCAGATGCCATTATGGAAGCTGCTGAAGCAGGTATTAAAGTGATTGTTTGTATTACTGAAGGTATCCCAACAAAGGATATGATTCAAGTAAAAGAATATATTTCGGACAGAGATTGCCGTTTAATCGGTCCAAACTGTCCTGGTATCATTACTGCTGATGAGGCAAAAATCGGTATCATGCCAGGCTTTATCTTCAAAAAAGGTACAGTAGGTGTGGTTTCAAAATCCGGTACTTTAACTTATGAAGCAGTTGATCAGGTAGTGAAAGCAGGTTTAGGTATTACTACTGCAATCGGTATCGGTGGTGATCCAATCATTGGAACAACTACTAAAGAGGCGGTTGAATTGTTAATGAACGATCCAGAAACTGAAGGTATCATCATGATTGGTGAAATTGGTGGTGGTATGGAAGCTGAAGCTGCGCTTTGGATCAAAGAACATGGTACTAAGCCTGTTGTTGGTTTCATCGCTGGCCAGACTGCGCCTCCGGGACGTAGAATGGGTCATGCTGGTGCAATCGTTGGTGGCGAAGATGATACTGCTGCTGCAAAAATGAAAATTATGGCTGAATGTGGTATCCGTGTAGTAGAAAGTCCTGCTGAAATCGGAGAAGCAATGGCTGCTTTATTGAAGAAATAA
- the eno gene encoding phosphopyruvate hydratase produces the protein MSLIIDVHARQILDSRGNPTIEVDVMTENGVLGRAAVPSGASTGMHEAVELRDNDKSVYLGKGVLKAVANVNDKIADELRGVDVFEQNAIDNLMIKLDGTDNKANLGANAILGVSLAVAKAAAQESRQPLYRYIGGVNANILPIPMMNIVNGGSHSDAPIAFQEFMIMPVGASSFSEALRWGTEVFHNLKAILHSRGLSTAVGDEGGFAPTFDSTEDAVETIIQAIEKAGYKAGEQIFLAFDCAASEFFVNGKYDYTKFEGEKGAIRTSAEQAEYLAQLTEKYPIISIEDGMDENDWDGWKMLTDRVGDKVQLVGDDLFVTNVTRLQDGIDKKTANSILVKVNQIGTLTETINAVSLAQTNGYTSVMSHRSGETEDTTIADLAVALNCGQIKTGSASRSDRIAKYNQLLRIEEELGSAARFIGKDFKYFKK, from the coding sequence TAATTGATGTTCATGCCAGACAAATCCTCGATTCAAGAGGGAACCCTACTATTGAAGTAGATGTAATGACCGAAAATGGCGTCCTTGGTCGTGCTGCAGTACCTTCTGGTGCTTCAACAGGTATGCATGAAGCGGTAGAGCTTCGTGATAACGACAAGTCTGTGTACTTGGGTAAAGGTGTTTTAAAAGCCGTTGCCAATGTAAATGATAAAATCGCTGATGAATTAAGAGGTGTTGATGTATTTGAACAAAATGCAATTGACAACTTAATGATCAAACTTGACGGAACAGACAACAAAGCAAACTTAGGCGCAAATGCGATTTTAGGTGTTTCTTTAGCGGTTGCTAAAGCAGCAGCTCAAGAGAGCCGTCAGCCTTTATACCGTTATATCGGTGGTGTGAATGCAAACATTTTACCTATCCCGATGATGAACATCGTGAATGGTGGTTCTCACTCTGATGCGCCTATCGCGTTCCAGGAATTCATGATCATGCCAGTAGGCGCATCATCTTTCTCTGAAGCATTAAGATGGGGAACAGAAGTTTTCCATAACTTAAAAGCAATCTTACATAGCCGTGGTCTTTCTACTGCTGTAGGTGATGAAGGTGGTTTTGCACCAACATTCGACAGTACAGAAGATGCAGTTGAAACGATCATTCAGGCAATTGAAAAAGCAGGTTACAAAGCAGGAGAGCAAATCTTCTTAGCATTTGACTGTGCTGCTTCTGAGTTCTTCGTGAACGGTAAATACGACTATACTAAATTTGAAGGTGAAAAAGGTGCGATCCGTACAAGTGCTGAGCAAGCAGAATACCTTGCACAGTTAACGGAAAAATACCCAATTATCTCTATTGAAGATGGTATGGATGAGAATGACTGGGATGGGTGGAAAATGTTAACAGACAGAGTTGGCGATAAGGTTCAGTTGGTTGGTGATGATTTATTCGTTACGAATGTAACTCGTTTACAAGACGGTATTGACAAGAAAACTGCAAACTCTATCTTAGTAAAAGTAAACCAAATCGGTACTTTAACAGAGACGATCAATGCAGTTAGCCTGGCACAAACCAATGGTTATACTTCTGTAATGTCTCATAGAAGTGGAGAAACTGAAGATACTACGATTGCAGATTTAGCCGTAGCTTTAAACTGTGGTCAGATCAAAACAGGTTCTGCTTCACGTTCAGACAGGATTGCAAAATACAACCAATTGTTACGTATTGAGGAAGAACTAGGTTCTGCAGCACGTTTCATTGGTAAAGACTTCAAATATTTCAAAAAATAG
- a CDS encoding septal ring lytic transglycosylase RlpA family protein — protein MLSFTGISAGVDNTNGTIEADTTVRTKTGYATYYARKFEGRRTTSGHRYRASKMTAAHLSLPFGTMVKVTNLSNGKTVHVKVNDRGPHSKKYIIDLSAGAAKKLGFYSKGHSKVEISYQLESE, from the coding sequence ATGTTGTCTTTCACAGGCATTTCTGCCGGAGTCGACAATACCAACGGAACAATAGAAGCGGATACAACGGTACGCACAAAAACAGGTTATGCTACTTATTACGCCAGGAAATTTGAAGGACGCCGGACCACCAGCGGTCACCGCTACCGGGCCAGTAAAATGACCGCAGCTCACCTCAGTCTACCTTTCGGAACCATGGTTAAAGTGACCAACCTTTCCAACGGCAAAACAGTCCACGTTAAAGTGAACGACAGAGGTCCCCACAGTAAAAAATACATCATTGATCTTTCCGCTGGTGCCGCAAAAAAACTAGGCTTCTACAGCAAAGGTCATTCAAAAGTTGAAATCAGCTACCAGCTTGAATCAGAATAA